The genomic segment GTGACGTTCTTGAACGTGTAGCGCGCAAAGCCCTGAAGCTTGTCAGTGAAGCGATGATCCGCGCGGGCGTCGAATTGGTTCGAGTGGTAAGCGCTGTCCCGATTGGCCGTGTAGTTGTAGCCAAGACCTTGCTCCGCCTCAATCACGGTTTTGTAGTTAGCGACGTTCGGCGCTGGGAACAGGCTCAGAAACGGATTCGCCGAAGCGTTGATCGGCGACACAACGTTGCCATCGTAAATGCCCCCGGTCGACGGATTGAACATCCACGTAGAAGGATCCGCCGGGTTGAACGGGACCTCCTGGCTGAAGTCTCCGCTCAGCATAGGCGGAGTCGGCACCAGGTTCTGAATCGTCGATTGCTTCGGGAAGTGGAAGCCCTCATACGTGCCGAAGAAGAAGGTGCGGTCGTGTCCATTGTAAAGGTGCGGAATAACGAGAGGTCCACCGGCGCTGGCCCCAAAATCGTTGCCGATTTTCTGTGGCCGCTCCACGCTTCCGGTGACGGGATCGACCGGCGTGCCGTACGCCACCGCGTCGAAAGTCCGGTTCTGGTGATACCAGAAAAGCGATCCATGCAGCTGATTGGTTCCGCTCTTGCTCACCGTCGTGATCTCGCCCACGGGGCCGAACTCGGCATTATTACTCACACCGTCCACGCGGATCTCAGCAATCGACTCCGTCGAAGGGAATGCGTCCGAGAGCGGCGAGTTGCTGTTGACGTTCTGCGTGGAAATGCCGTCGACCGACGTCTCCGACTGAAACGGAAGCCCACCCTGCACCGAGAAGTTGAGCCCGTTGTCCGACTGCACGCCCGGAAGGGCCTGAACCATGTTCAGCGGACTGGTGCTGCCGCTGGCCCGTGTGTTCACCGGCAAATTCACCACGCTCTGCGTGTCCAGCGAGGAAGCAATCGAGGGAGTCTCGGTTTCGATGGCTCCGGCGGCGCTTGCATCCACCCGGACCTCCTCCTGCGTGCTGCCGATGATCAGCGTCACATCCACGCGAAGCTGCTGGCGCGCCGAGAGCACGATATCCGAAACCCGCTTGGATTGAAAACCATCCTTCGAGATCGCAACCTGGTAATTTCCTGCGGACAGGTCCGTGGCCTGATAGTTGCCGCTCGCGTCCGTTTTGTAGCTTGTCGAGATCCCCGTATCCGTGTTGGTGATAACGACACGAGCATCGATAAGTACCGACTCCCCCTGATCCTTAACGGTTCCAAGGATGGTGGACTGTACGGATTGGGCGGTCAGTGCGACCGAGGTCAACAGGAACAGCAGAATGAGTGCAGAACAGCGCGAACGCCAGCGAAACATTACATCACCTCAACAGAATCACGCTAGAATATATGAGCGATGCTCATGTTCCGTCAAGAGCGGCCGGCTATCCAGGTTTCGATCTAGCGCTTCGAATCGACCGCCACCACTATCTTCCGCCACGCTGGAACGCAGATGGTTGATGTGGAGCAATCAAGCTCGGCTAAATTCAGCAGGCATGGAGAGGGTGCCGTGCCCGGACCGGATCAGGATTCTTTTTAGCAATCGTCGATATAAGCAAGCGACAGATTCCGCCTGCAAATGAAAGCTCATCCCATACCATGGTGTTTTGAGGTAGCCGATGCTGGAATCAGAGGACAGAACACAGGTAAAGCGGATACCCCGCCAGGAGCGCAGCCAGGCTCGATTTGAACAGGTGCTCGAAGCGTCGCTTCGCCTCTTCGCGGCCCGCGGATATGAAAGCGTCTCGATGCGCGAAATCGCGCGCGAAGCGAAGATGCCCATCGCCTCGGTCTACCAGTACTTCCCCATGAAGCTCGCAATCGTTCGCGAGATGTGGAGCCGTTACACGTCCAGCATCACGCAAGCGCTCACCGACGGGATCAAGCGTTCGCTGGCAGAAGGGGAAGACCACTCAGACGAGTTGATCGGGAGCATCGTCGACCGCATGGCGCAGCTTCAGGCCTCCAATCCCGCATTCATCGAGATATGGAGCTGTGTCGCTGCTTCCATGGAACTTCGCGAACTCAACGTAGAAGACACGCTTCACAATGCGCGCTCCATCGCGGACTTTCTGCACAAGATGCATCCGAGTGTTGCCGCCAGCTCGCTCTATGATCGCGCGTTGATCGCAATCGAAATGTCGAGCTCCACCACGCGCCTCGCTCTATGTCTGCCTGAGCCGCATCGGGCGCGCATTCTGCAGTCTCTGAAAGCCGCTATCGCATTGCTGATCAACCCTGCGACGCTCGAAACTCAAACCGGTCCTCCTCGCGGCAAGGCCAAAGCTTCCAAAAAGCCGGCGGTTTCCAATCGAAAGCCTGTCAGGAGATGAGCCACCGCAGGATGCGATCTTTCATCCCCGTGAACGGTGGGTAGCGCGCGTCGAGATCGGCGCGGAATGATCGGTGCAGAACCGCCTTTGGGCGGGAGAATGCTTCGAACGTGTAGCGACCGTGAAACGAGCCCATTCCGCTATCCCCTACTCCCCCAAATGGCAGGTCCGGGACTATCTGACTCACAATCGAATCATTCACAACGATCGTGCCTGCACTCATCGTGTTGACTACTTGGTGCTGAAGTCGCCGGTCTTTCGTGAACAGGTGAAGCTGAAGCGGCTTGGGCCTGCTCCGAACAAACGACAGCGCCTGCTCGAGACTGTCATAGCCAATCACCGGAAGTATGGGGCCGAAGATCTCGTCCCGCAGGACGGTTGCGTCGTCCGGGATATCGGTCAGCACGGTTGGAGCGATGTATCGATCCTTCTCGTCTGACTGCCCCCCGATCACAACTCGGCCTTCCTTCAGAAATTGCTGCAGCCTCGCAAAGTGCGTCGCATTCACGATGCGCCCGTACGATTCGCTGCGCTGGGGATCGCTTCCATAGAAGCGCACTATAGCCTCGCCCAGTGCTTCAATCAGC from the Occallatibacter riparius genome contains:
- a CDS encoding TetR/AcrR family transcriptional regulator; the protein is MLESEDRTQVKRIPRQERSQARFEQVLEASLRLFAARGYESVSMREIAREAKMPIASVYQYFPMKLAIVREMWSRYTSSITQALTDGIKRSLAEGEDHSDELIGSIVDRMAQLQASNPAFIEIWSCVAASMELRELNVEDTLHNARSIADFLHKMHPSVAASSLYDRALIAIEMSSSTTRLALCLPEPHRARILQSLKAAIALLINPATLETQTGPPRGKAKASKKPAVSNRKPVRR